GGAGGTCAAGTATTTGCAATTAGTCAGACATTGAGTGTAGTTGACAACCGGTACAATCAATGGAACCCTTGAACGAGACCGCCTGTGGGGTTTCGACGCATTGACCAGTCCCACAGAGATACCCTCCAGATTTTAGCAATCGGAAAAGTACACATATAGCgtttgatattgatattgatatcgatACCGATACCTTGTCTCCCATACAATCTTATTCCTTTCTCAAAATCATCAGATTCTCCAAACACGATCAGGGCAAGCGCATGGGTATTTGCTGCATACACTACTGGTAGAAAGAGCCCTAAGGCATTTTGACGTATCCTCTAAAAACGCCGTTTCGAGATGACTGAATCACTTCTCTCATATCCGAACCCTACCACCTGATTGATCTAGTCTTCATCCATCCCTCTTGCTTTATCTTTAGCTTCCCTATGTGTCGAATGACGAAAAACGAAGAAACGGAGTTTAAGTACGTTGATAGACGAAAAGTGAGAGGATAAGAAAGACAATCAaagatatgatcaatcagccATAACTATTCGTTTGCGTCAATACGATCGTTTCATTACTTACCGTATATATAACACGTTATTACATCGGATGAAAACTTCTCCTAATGCTCCGTTTGATTTACCATTCTCGATTTCTTCGGTATTTGCGAGCTATACCAATCAAGTTGTAACAAAGAGATAAAGCAGAGGGTCAGcaatgatgttgatcgttAAACAGTCCGTGCAAATGAATCGCCTTTTCCCATCAATCCGAACTCCGAATGTATCCagtgatgagaatgatttCGAGAACAGAAAATTACTGCACATGAGCAGAATCTGACTCACCTGCAGATTCATGTAACCATCCGTAGAAACTAAATAACCTCTATATTCTAAACCCCACTTCAATTTAACATAGACTGTTTTTCCTGTGAGTTCTTGTAAAAAAGGTTTTGGGTTAACGGGCTATATTTCGATTGGCAATCCtctaaatcagcttttcctGAACAGATAGGGCTGATAGAttaagaggaagaggaacCTACGGCTAGACCTGACATTgtttgagatggatgattgatgagacTGAGTGAGAGATTTAGACGCAACAATCAATGTTTTTCTGTGTAATATGTATTCTATCGAAcggaaagagagagagagatggtGTCGAAGGAATAAATACAAGAGCCCTTGAATAGGCGCGACAAAACTGGGTGTTCTTCCCGGGCGTGCCTATAATCAGACACGAAGTTGacttctttcaacttgactGAGTCCTACATTTTATCGAATAATCTACTTGCTCTCTTCGTTGTCTATAACAGCACGGCAAAGCattgaacaagaaagaacagGTCACCATGTGTGAGTTGACCAAGAAGCGCGAAGCTACAGCTGATATATCTTTTATAGCTGGATTTTCAGGATTCGGCCAAAACAATAACAGTATGTCGAGCTCTATACCATCTCAAAAGTAATCGCTGACGTTCCTCTTTAGGCGGTAGCTCGACAGGCGCTTTCAGCTTTGGTGCCAAGCGTAGGTCGTTACAACCACACCAAGACTGGCTCTTCTTACTGTCGAAGCTGACGATCCTCTACTTTAGCTGCCGGTACCAACCCTCCCGCAGGCGGATCCCTCTTCGGTCAACAGCCAGCTCAACCAGCTCaaccatcaacatcattatTTGGTGGTGGAGCGTCATCTAATACACCTGCATCTCAACCCGCATCAGGAGCATTTTCGTTTGGCGGTACATCCGCTACTAATCAACCTTCAAGTGGAGGATTGTTCGGAGGAGGATCAAATACTGCTCCTGCACCTGCAGCAGGAGGAAGTATGTTTGGTGGCGGAGgagcagcggcagcagctCCTGCAGGTGGATCATTATTCGGTGCTAAACCAGCTGGATCAAATACTCCTGGAACATCGACTCCTACACCTTTCTCatttggaagtggaactcCCGCGGCATCTGCAGTTGCACCTGCGCCCACTGCTCCCTCAGGTGGAAGTCtttttggtggatttggtcagaataacaacaacaacactACTGCAAGTACAGGATCCACTACGCCTGCTTCCAAACCTCCTTTTGGTGGATTCGGATCAACTACACCAGCCGCTGCACCACCTTCTACAGCTAATACAGGCGGAGGGTTATTCGGTTCTAAACCCCCAGCTCCTGCTGGAGGAAGTTTATTTGGTGGATCAGGAACTTCGACACCTACTACCACTGCTGCCCCTGCCAGCGGTGGTCTATTCGGTGCTAAAACTGTAGAAAGTAGTACTCCCGGTACACCTGCTGGAAGTTTATTTGGTGCTAAGCCAGCTGAAACTACAACCACCCCAGCTGCAGCTCCTCCAACGGGAGGGTTCTCATTTGGCAATAAGCCTGCTGCACCTACTTCCGCTGCTGCTCCATCAACATCCCTCTTTGGGTCCGCCCCTACTGCGTCATCAGCAGATGCCAACAAGCCTGCTGCCCCTGCCTCCGGGGGCATGTttggtggtggatcaggGACCAGCTTGTTCGGTGCGAAACCGACCGAGCCAGCAAAGACCGatacacctacacctgctgctccttcttcaagtttATTCGGAGGTGCCGGTACAACTAAACCCGCTGAAGCTCCTAAACCCTCTGGTGGATTCTCCTTCGGTAATCTAGGTGGAAAGACTGCATCACCCGCTCCgacaccatcttcttccactccagCTGCTCCTGAAGCTCCCAAGACTGGCGGTTTCTCATTCGGTAATCTGGGCGGAGGTGCAGCTGCTACAGATAAACCCAAAGAAGCTACTAGCGCAGAAGCACCTAAATCTGGAGGATTCAGCTTCGGCGGAGGTGCAGCTGCACCCGCTGCAACAGCTCCCACCGGCGACCAAAATAAAGCTTCTGAAGTACCTAAACCTGCTGGCGGATTCAATTTCGGTAACCTCGGAGGGTCTTCGAAACCCGCAGAAACAAGTGCGCCAGCTGCTGGTTCAAGTCTCTTTGGCGGTGCCACCAAACCTGCTGAAACGGCTGCAACGACCTCTGCTCCCGCCTCTGGAGGCTTATTTGGTGCAAAACCCACAGCTCCTGCTACTGCTCCGACTGCTGCTTCAACTTCCACGCCTGCTGGAGCAAACCAAAATACAGCACCTGCAGCTGGACCGTCGAGCGAACCTGCTCCTAACCTTTTACGGGGAAAAACATTGGAGGATATCGTTGATGGATGGACCAAAGATCTTGATTCTCAAGTCAAAGAATTCGAGAAACAAGCTGGTGAAGTTCGGGAATGGGATAAGGTCTTAGTGAGAAATGGTAATCAGGTAAGTCATGTTTGGCATAAAGGTTTGAAATGGAATGGGATCGCTAATCTAAATGATCTCACAAGATCACCGCTCTGCATAGACAGGTGTTGGAAGCCCAGCAAAACCAAGCTGCAGTAGATAAGGCTTTGGATTATATTGAAACTCAACAAAAGCAACTTGAGAGTATGATGGGAGTgtatgaaaaagaaatttcTAAATTATCGAATGACAACACTAGACCTTTGGCGGCGAAGATGCCTGCTGATagggaaagagagaaatcGTAAGTCTATTCCGACGTCCGGCGACACTTTGATGAATGGGAGTTTCCAACGCTTATGATTTGGCCTATCTATCTTACAGATACACTTTAGCTGAAGATTTGAATAAACAACTGGATGATTTATCAAGAAATCTGGGACAAATGATCGAAGAAGTAAACAAATTGtcaacttcatcaaattcacatGCCACGTTAGACTCATCTATAAATGGAATACCAGCTacaccatcagcttcaatcgCAGATGCTGCATCTCAAATACCTGACgatccaatcaatcaattatCAGCCATCTTAGGTGCTCATCTGAGAGCGCTGAATAGCATTGATAGTAATGCAGGTCGATtagaaggtaaagtaggtGAATTAGAAGGTAGGATGGGAAGTGGAAATTCTATAAACGATAGAAGAGGTTGGGGATTACCTAGACGATGAGTCAGAGGTGATTTCGCATATCATTCACCAGCTCACCACATAATCAATAACTGGAAGATGTGAATGGGAACTGCTCATGAGGAATTGGTATCGAGGATTATATATCCGCTCAGGTCTTCATGCAAACTATTAGACACGTAACGAAGATAATGTAATAAATGCATATATGTAAATTTCTATCATACAAAGAAAGTACATTGCGACCCGATTTCCTCGTATACTTTATGATTATACATCTCCATCCaatttatcttcatcatccacttgCATTCTAtcaggagagaaagatggaCTTCGACTGACGTATCTTCCTCTCGtgtcaccttcttcaccatcgaCAGATCTACTaggtgatcttgatatatatCTACCCctatctgaatctgaacctgaacctgatccaaCGGAAGAAACAGACCTCGATCTTGACCTTTTGGTATTGCGTAAATcgggagatgaaggaggtgtACGTGATGGTGAGCGAGAAGTGAATCTTGGTCTTGAAGGGGATGATGCATTTGATTggatttctctttcccttccttcctcatcttctccttcctcctaTTTGGTATTTTTTGAACATCAGCGGATATCCTCGGCGTTTATACGAATATGATATGTGAATTTAGAAGAGACAAATGTGTGTGCAAAGACTCACCAATAAACTCTTACGAGGTTCTAATCCTTCCGTTTCCTCTAATACTGATCTTTGAGTCAAACGAGGTAATATTATATCACAGACTCTCTCTTTCGTCAATAAGTCATCTATAAATTCGTCAAAATACGTTAAAGAGTATCCACCTATATGTGAATTGGGATATTCCAGGCAAGTCAGCTTTACACTTCCTCTCTAAGAGTGTCATCTGCAGACAGTTCCGAGGATAGATATAATGCCCGGGCACAAGTTCatgaaaaaacaaaaaaaaagaCACAAACTCACCAGAATGAGCAACTCTCAATTTCCTATAATCTTTCATCAACGGTTCTAAGATCTCATAAACGTCCATCGAACGAAATGTTAATCGTATATAAAAAGCAGCTAACGCTCTCAGGTATCTGAAAAAGGAAAGCACAATATATAAGTCAGTGTTAATCCAGCGATCAACAATAAGCAGACATTGAGGTACACTCACTTGAATTCTTCTGCTAGTAGATATTCTATCAATATCTCTTTTTCAGGTTGAAGTTGTAACAATTTCAATGTTAATGATATGAATGGTGTTGGTGTATTACGATCCGTTACTCCTCCTATCGATTTCAGTATTATCGATTTATCTATTATTGATTCGGCTGAACACgaaatccaaatcttcagCTTGACACGTTTACACAGTAATCAATAAGAATTGAAAGCTGGATTGGATGTAATCGCTGATTGATTCAAACGAAGAGATAAATTAACGTACCGGTCAAAGCGAAACATTGTTCTTTCCAATATAGAGAATCGTATATCCTCGCTCTGATAACTTTTTCTATCAAGTACTATACAAGTGACTGGCTTGTCAGTTTCTGTTGTTTCAGATAACACGAAATTGAAAGCTATGAGGAGCTATCTCAATTCGGGGAGAAGAGTGGGGAAACGTTCAGGATGTATCATTATAGCTTACTTGAGGATTACCACCATGAACTGATTTTGTACCTCTTAATGTTGAGTTTGCCATTCTGCTTCTCCGTCAACTTCGCGTGAGGCAGGATCACTTGACATACGCTTGTAATGATGATAGTAAGGTGGAACGAAGCATAGAAAGAAGTAATGTTTCGGTAATAACTGTGTCCAAAATCATTCGAATTTGTGAAAACGCGCTGATTGCCGCTCAAAACATGAACATAATAAGTCAAAGATATCGTAAATAAACCAATGGacattccttcttcccctcgTTCAGGTGTTCATAGCAATCTCCAACACAAGGCAAACCAACCTCAGCCACAGAGTATATACGACATCGACCCTGTACGCATTCTCGTAGAACAAATCGCGAACATGTCAGATGGTGGTGGTCCAACaggtgacgatgatatcGGTCTTCCCAAGGCGACCGTGTTCAAACTcattcaaggtgagtcattgTGTACCTGATTTTATTATAAGTAATTCTATAACCTCCATATCAAACAGGTAGCTTGGCAGAGACCCTCATTCCGTACCTGGAGTCTTCGAAAGCGATGTATGCTGATACCAATGAGttctgttttctttttttgcCTATCTGCCTATAATAGAAATGTTACCCGAAGATATAGCTTGCGCAAAGGAAGCTAAAGACATTATAGTGGAATGTTGTGTAGGTGAGTCGGACCCTTTCTTCACATGCTTCACTGCCATCATATATGATTGTTAATCAATCTCCACACTTGATCTGCCCTTGCTGATCAACTGTGA
The window above is part of the Kwoniella shivajii chromosome 6, complete sequence genome. Proteins encoded here:
- a CDS encoding small nuclear ribonucleoprotein F, with the translated sequence MSGLAPVNPKPFLQELTGKTVYVKLKWGLEYRGYLVSTDGYMNLQLANTEEIENGKSNGALGEVFIRCNNVLYIREAKDKARGMDED